The Kozakia baliensis genome includes a region encoding these proteins:
- a CDS encoding lytic murein transglycosylase has protein sequence MLHRRVLLTALPAATLSARSVRAQTSRTGSYAAFLGGVRREAVSQGLSSRIVDRALALTRTPNAHVLQLDRHQPEFTLTWAQYRSRVIGSTRVSQGQAAFSSRAQQLNAVGQKYGVDPRVIVGIWGLESGFGRKIGTFSVVDSLATLAYDGRRSSFFRSELLKSLHILNDGDIPPEGMLGSYAGAMGQPQFMPSAYLHYAVDGDGDGKRNIWTDEADVFASVANYLAQCGWQRGVPWGQPVQITGDIPQALTGRAHRQTLEAWMRQGVRRADGRPFTRPDAEGALLRPDGPGTEAFMVYRNFDVIRRYNPSDFYALGVGLLGYAVA, from the coding sequence GTGCTGCATAGACGCGTTTTGCTGACGGCGCTTCCCGCCGCGACATTGTCGGCCCGTTCGGTCCGCGCTCAGACTTCCCGAACGGGAAGTTACGCCGCATTTCTCGGCGGCGTTCGCCGCGAGGCGGTCAGTCAGGGGCTCTCAAGCAGGATCGTTGACCGCGCCTTGGCGCTGACGCGAACGCCGAACGCTCATGTTCTGCAACTGGACCGTCATCAGCCTGAGTTTACGCTTACCTGGGCGCAATATCGCAGCCGCGTCATCGGCAGCACCCGGGTCAGCCAGGGGCAGGCAGCCTTCTCCTCTCGGGCGCAGCAACTGAATGCGGTTGGCCAAAAATATGGCGTCGATCCGCGCGTTATTGTGGGGATATGGGGATTGGAATCCGGCTTCGGTCGCAAAATCGGGACTTTCTCCGTGGTCGATTCTCTCGCGACGCTGGCTTATGACGGGAGGCGTTCCTCGTTTTTCCGCAGCGAACTGCTCAAATCCCTGCATATTCTCAACGATGGCGATATTCCGCCCGAGGGCATGTTGGGATCGTATGCGGGCGCGATGGGGCAGCCGCAATTCATGCCCAGCGCTTATCTGCATTACGCTGTGGATGGCGATGGCGACGGCAAACGTAATATCTGGACGGATGAGGCGGACGTGTTTGCCTCGGTCGCGAATTATCTTGCCCAGTGTGGATGGCAGCGCGGTGTGCCTTGGGGACAGCCTGTGCAGATCACGGGCGACATTCCGCAGGCGCTGACCGGGCGTGCGCATCGGCAGACGTTGGAAGCCTGGATGCGCCAGGGTGTGCGGCGCGCCGATGGCCGTCCTTTCACGCGGCCGGACGCGGAAGGCGCGTTGCTGCGGCCGGATGGCCCCGGTACGGAAGCTTTTATGGTTTACCGGAATTTCGATGTGATCCGCCGTTACAATCCATCCGATTTTTATGCGCTGGGTGTGGGGCTGTTGGGCTATGCGGTTGCTTAA
- the tmk gene encoding dTMP kinase: MSGLFITLEGGEGAGKSTQARLLAENLRRLNHEVLLTREPGGSPGAEALRELLLFGAAPLSRRAQALGHMAARADHLDSAILPALERGVVVVCDRFHDSTLAYQGYGLGHGDPALLSFIDGLRRLLARDPDLTLLLDVPLELGRARMQARGGKADRYEAESEAFHHRVAEGFDAIASSASERVVRIDASPEPEVVSKEILSAVMKRLGV; this comes from the coding sequence GTGAGCGGACTGTTCATCACTCTTGAAGGAGGCGAAGGCGCTGGGAAATCTACCCAGGCGCGCCTGCTGGCGGAGAATTTGCGCCGCCTGAACCATGAGGTGCTGCTGACGCGTGAACCGGGAGGTTCGCCCGGTGCTGAAGCATTGCGGGAATTGCTGTTGTTCGGCGCTGCGCCGCTTTCTCGGCGCGCGCAGGCTTTAGGGCATATGGCGGCGCGGGCCGACCATTTGGACTCGGCAATTTTGCCGGCGTTGGAACGCGGCGTTGTGGTTGTGTGCGATCGGTTCCACGATTCGACGTTGGCTTATCAAGGTTATGGGCTAGGGCATGGCGATCCGGCTCTTCTTTCCTTTATCGACGGGCTGCGCCGTTTGTTGGCGCGCGATCCCGATCTAACGCTTCTACTCGATGTGCCGCTTGAGTTGGGACGGGCGCGCATGCAAGCGCGGGGCGGAAAGGCAGATCGCTATGAGGCGGAGAGCGAGGCGTTCCATCATCGGGTAGCGGAAGGTTTCGATGCGATCGCGTCTTCCGCATCGGAGCGGGTTGTTCGTATCGACGCATCGCCTGAGCCGGAGGTTGTGTCGAAGGAAATCCTCTCGGCTGTCATGAAGCGGTTGGGCGTATGA
- a CDS encoding D-alanyl-D-alanine carboxypeptidase family protein, whose product MRTRRFLLSSAAGLAAVSQFAWARPRHAKHAAHAAAASGAPVEAPATGAPANTPIGPLDTVARWACIIDFNTGATLLEKAADERMPPSSLTKMMTAYIVFGMLKTGRLHLDQTLPVSERAWRMQGSKMFVPLGESVAVSDLIEGMLIQSGNDACIVLAEGVAGSEEQFVNMMNQEAPKIGVTNSHFMNCTGWPADGHYMTARDVATVALHLIRDYPEYYHYFSAMDYTYNKIKQGNRNVLVDKGLADGLKTGHTDAGGYGLCASSNRNGNRIIMAINGTASSNERAHEGERLLGWAFANFENVTLFKRGQVIDRMPVWMGTAPDVALVSTRDVVMTLPHGWQQRSHIGVDYQSPAVAPVTAGQALGALVLSNPGMQDVRLELVAQNGVPRLGLLGRAMARLGHAPGGHG is encoded by the coding sequence GTGCGGACTAGACGTTTTCTTCTAAGCAGCGCGGCGGGTCTTGCCGCTGTCAGTCAATTCGCATGGGCGCGCCCGCGCCATGCAAAGCACGCGGCGCATGCCGCAGCGGCTTCTGGCGCGCCGGTGGAAGCGCCGGCTACGGGAGCGCCAGCGAATACGCCGATCGGACCATTGGATACGGTGGCGCGCTGGGCGTGCATTATCGATTTCAATACCGGTGCGACCTTGTTGGAAAAGGCCGCCGATGAGCGTATGCCGCCCTCGTCCCTGACGAAGATGATGACGGCTTATATCGTCTTCGGCATGCTCAAGACGGGGCGCCTTCATCTGGATCAAACGCTTCCGGTCAGCGAGCGGGCTTGGCGGATGCAGGGCTCGAAGATGTTTGTCCCGCTCGGTGAAAGCGTGGCCGTTTCCGATCTGATCGAGGGGATGCTGATCCAATCGGGTAACGATGCGTGCATCGTCCTGGCGGAAGGTGTGGCCGGTTCGGAAGAGCAGTTCGTCAATATGATGAACCAGGAAGCGCCGAAGATCGGGGTGACCAACTCGCATTTCATGAACTGCACAGGTTGGCCTGCGGACGGCCATTATATGACGGCGCGGGACGTCGCGACGGTGGCGCTGCATCTGATCCGCGATTACCCGGAATATTATCATTATTTTTCGGCGATGGATTACACCTACAACAAGATCAAGCAGGGCAACCGCAACGTTCTGGTGGATAAGGGCTTGGCGGATGGTCTCAAGACTGGCCACACCGATGCGGGCGGATATGGCCTGTGCGCGAGTTCGAACCGCAACGGTAATCGCATCATTATGGCGATCAACGGCACGGCGTCGAGCAACGAGCGTGCGCATGAAGGCGAGCGTCTGCTCGGTTGGGCTTTCGCCAATTTCGAGAACGTGACCTTGTTCAAGCGCGGGCAAGTGATCGACCGGATGCCGGTTTGGATGGGCACGGCCCCGGATGTGGCGTTGGTTTCGACCCGCGATGTGGTGATGACGTTGCCGCATGGCTGGCAGCAGCGCAGCCATATCGGCGTGGATTATCAATCGCCTGCCGTTGCACCCGTGACGGCAGGGCAAGCCTTGGGCGCTCTGGTGTTGAGCAATCCGGGCATGCAGGATGTCCGCCTCGAACTCGTCGCGCAGAACGGCGTGCCACGGTTGGGCCTGTTAGGCCGGGCGATGGCGCGCTTGGGTCATGCGCCGGGCGGCCATGGTTGA
- a CDS encoding DedA family protein — MNASWTGAAWWAKGLGIIIGTFILEDATTILAAMAADQGKIDIPLALIALYIGVAVGDLGLYGLGALGGKWPPAQRWLTLPKHDRGRAWFARNVVRTVVISRFIPGARLPLYTACGFFRAPFGRFALSAVGATLIWTSLLFGVSMHIGNWMSAHLASWRWLGIAGFIFTMLFVGRLIARLQTFSD; from the coding sequence ATGAACGCCTCATGGACAGGCGCAGCATGGTGGGCCAAGGGCCTCGGCATCATTATCGGCACCTTCATCCTAGAAGATGCCACGACCATCCTCGCAGCCATGGCGGCCGATCAAGGCAAGATCGATATCCCCCTGGCCTTGATCGCACTTTATATCGGCGTCGCCGTCGGCGATCTCGGTTTGTATGGCCTCGGCGCTCTGGGCGGCAAATGGCCTCCGGCGCAACGCTGGCTCACGCTGCCCAAGCATGATCGCGGTCGCGCCTGGTTCGCCCGCAATGTCGTGCGCACGGTGGTCATCAGCCGTTTCATTCCCGGTGCGCGCCTGCCACTCTATACGGCCTGCGGTTTCTTCCGTGCGCCGTTCGGGCGCTTCGCCCTCAGCGCCGTCGGCGCAACCTTGATCTGGACATCCTTGCTGTTCGGCGTCTCAATGCATATCGGCAACTGGATGTCCGCCCATCTTGCCAGTTGGCGATGGCTGGGCATTGCGGGTTTCATCTTCACCATGCTTTTCGTCGGACGGCTCATCGCCCGGCTTCAGACTTTCAGCGACTGA
- a CDS encoding septal ring lytic transglycosylase RlpA family protein — MRLLNRVGGGCLGVLLLASCHQQPLLPPAQPHYVIGGAWQGDGTWFYPSESFELRQTGLAVREANPAPHITADGEIWSASSMTGAHQTLQLPAIVSVRNLANGRIVRVRVNERGPAAAGRMLALSPQAAALLGMSDSPAPVELIVDEAASRALAEASPDAPRLDIQTAPRGEVMAQSLNGGVAERVGRREDVAASRHAGMILTDLPQQFQQGMAQPVSYIVALGGFSGRGVAWRVASRCGGTVAPATENGHGLSWEARLGPFGTVQQADAGLAQARVCGIAGARIVVE; from the coding sequence ATGCGGTTGCTTAACCGTGTTGGCGGCGGTTGCCTGGGAGTGTTGCTGTTGGCGAGTTGTCATCAGCAACCGCTCTTGCCGCCAGCACAACCGCATTATGTTATTGGCGGGGCGTGGCAGGGGGATGGAACATGGTTCTATCCAAGCGAGTCCTTCGAGTTGCGCCAGACCGGATTAGCGGTGCGGGAGGCGAACCCAGCGCCCCATATAACGGCGGATGGCGAGATATGGTCGGCCAGTTCCATGACCGGCGCGCACCAGACCTTACAACTTCCGGCAATCGTCAGCGTCCGCAATCTCGCCAATGGGCGTATCGTGCGTGTGCGGGTAAACGAACGTGGGCCTGCTGCTGCGGGACGGATGTTGGCATTGTCGCCTCAGGCGGCTGCATTGCTGGGAATGAGCGACTCGCCTGCGCCGGTTGAGTTGATTGTGGATGAAGCGGCGAGTCGGGCTTTGGCGGAGGCCAGCCCAGATGCACCGCGTCTCGATATTCAGACGGCTCCCCGGGGGGAGGTGATGGCGCAATCCCTGAATGGTGGCGTGGCCGAAAGGGTCGGCAGACGCGAAGACGTGGCTGCGAGCCGACATGCGGGCATGATTTTAACGGATTTGCCGCAACAATTTCAGCAAGGCATGGCGCAGCCGGTGTCGTATATCGTAGCGCTAGGTGGTTTTTCCGGTCGTGGCGTTGCGTGGCGCGTGGCGTCGCGTTGTGGCGGAACGGTTGCACCTGCTACGGAAAATGGTCATGGGCTGAGTTGGGAAGCCCGTCTTGGGCCGTTTGGAACAGTGCAGCAGGCCGATGCGGGCTTGGCGCAGGCGCGCGTCTGTGGCATCGCCGGGGCGCGGATCGTGGTCGAATAA